ttttttaggtaacaAATCTGAGTAacaagtattatatatatatatttataaataaattaataaatgcggacaacatcacatacattgttctgaacccaaagtaagttgcttaagcacttgtgttatggaattcagatacaacgaaggtaccacaaacacccagacccgagacaatgtagaaaagtgaatttttacattgacccgaccggggatcgaacccgggacctcagagctagcgacaccttgaaaccggtgtgtacgccactcgaccacgtaGGTcgtcaaataaatgtattatatctAGCCGGCTGTGTACCGGTGCTGGACAAATTCCTTCCCCAAATCCTTCTAAGATTTTCTGTTCTGCCCCAtatggaaccagcccgcgctGTAAGCGTCAAGGTCGtatcgccaccgcttcctaggcctcctacggcgacgccgtccatccgctggcttccatagtgtggtgactcaTATAATCTGCGATTATTTAACTTCATCTGCATTTGGTTCCTTAATTATCTCCTTGATTTATTATGGATAATTTTTAACTGTTCACCAAAAATCTAAATGCTCATCTATGTATACATctctaaaatattacttttaaccccatcaaattattttactgcAATTGAACTACTTGGCTAACAAACAATGATACACCaaccaaattcaaaattatcacCAAGACATCACACTTTTTATTCTACTGCGCAGTAAATATTCTCATAAaacagaaattatatttttctttcacaaaAGATACTGACTGCGCACCAATATTCCTAATTGTTACACATTATATCTAATATGCATCTTAGTATCGGACGTCCATTTACAACGATTTTATACAACTCTTACGTTACTCAAATAATTATCATTgaagaacaaaataatgaatatcgAACAACGTTACttctaaaaaatacatttaatttattttttagaatttgCTGCGaaaacaaaaagacaaaaataagattttttgggAACTATATTCTTATTAACACGTTCGGTGCGGTATCGGGTTGATTGTATCTGATGCTCATCTTTCCTCCGGTGCGGGGTATAAATTACTGTGCTAGCCGCTGGAGCGGGACAGATATATTTGGTCCCCAATGAATATGAATGAGACAGTTATTGTTTTGGAATTGCCTcgttaaatagataatataggtTCGAAAAAATTGCATCGGGTTCTTACGACCCGactgaagcaatattttttacgtctaGTGCGTTCATCGGTTCTAAACGACCCGATGCCCGATGACCCGATAGACGCACTAGATTACATGCTAGTTGAGCTAGTGAGGTGCGTGTGTTTCGATGCGTTTTTATGCAACTAACTGAACATGAAGCGATCCAGGAAAATGTTGTTTGAGTCATATGAGGGTGAAaagccaagaaaaaaaaagtgagCGAAGGTCCCCcaagacaaataatattggGTAAGCGGAATATGtatgataatttttataataactatcgtgagactgattcattattaaatgatgtaacggtttactcacgcgtatttatcggggtagcccgactagtttcggacccaaccggagtccttaatcatgagcagacgcggcgggatcgcgagtcgaactgacgtcagcggccgcgcatctcgctgcgtagcgccgcgcccgcgccgtgagcggcggtggggccggcgacgccggtggcgcgggtggggggtctgctgtcgtcattggcatcgtccgtgctcccgtactggctgagtcagtgcatactatgctgaccgcgtcgctctccaggcttggcttcatatgacataacgcagcattcagtgctggtttccacgctgccggcagtgtccatccacggtctctgttgaaattcgggtgacggctgatttctatagcctcccgtacttttcgcggcacgaagtatttctccttcgctagtacggaggctttgtcaaAACGTATGAagtgtgccgtccccgcattacacacatgttctgccactgccgacttgtcggtgtccatgttcttcatgctgcgtatgtgttcgcccagtctggttgctacattacgccgggtttccccaataTAGCTCAGGCCGCaatcgcacggtattttgtatactcccgggaagtctaaaggatccttgtccttgggagagcggatcatctgtcgcagttgtccgggcggccgatagatcgtcttgatgctatatctccggcgtaacaagcgacctatcttgtctgtgacaccctgcacgtacggtaagtacgcaggagtccgctcagcctccgccggacgcttaCGAGCTTCACCCGCAGATCCCAGGAGACGTCTACACTTGCGCCACTGATATccgttgcgctctaatacgtcacgtACATGCCTCAGTTCCGCATTGACGTAATCATGGTCGCATAGAGCgagtgctcggttcagcagcgtacgaggcaccgaagataggtgtgagGGGTGGTGATGAGAGTCGGCCCGTAGGTACCGGTCTGTGTGCGTTGGCTTCCGGTATACGGTATGAGTCACCCGTCCGTTCGGCTCTCGAATGACCAGTACGTCCAGGAACGGTaactttccttctttttcctCCTCTATGGTGACCTCTATCTTCGCGTGCACCCGATTTAGGTGTGACGTCAGGTCCTTCAATGAGTCCCGGGCGACAACAGCAAAAATATCGTCTACATATCGCCACCAGTATCGCGGTTTCACGTTTGCAGACTCTAGTGCTTTTTCCTCGAACCACTCCATAAAAATGTTAGCCACAACGGGCGCCAGTGGTGAGCCCATAGCCACTCCGTCAATTTGGAGGTAAAAGTCCCCTCGCCACAGGAAATATCCACTTTTGAGACAATACGTGATACTCTCAACGTAGCCAGTAGGTAGTGTAGTTCCGCCTAAAAGGGTTGTGATTATTTGTATGACCTCATCTACTGGTACGTTGGTAAACAGCGacgtaatgtcaaaactaaCCATTATATCTGTGTCCTGCAGCTGTATACCCTCTAGCAACTCAACAAAATGACGGGAGTCTCTCACGTAGCTACTCGTTTTGCCGGTGTGTGGCTGTAATAGTGTAGCCAGGTGACGCGACAGTTTGTAGGTCGGTGCGTCTATCTGGCTAACTATAGGTCGTAGGGGCcaatttgatttatgtatttttggcaaaccataaatTTTGGGTGGTGTCGGATTGAGTGGACGTAGTTGTGCTACCAGCTCCTTGTCACCGATGATGTGGAGAAGTTTGTTTACCTTTGTCGTGACTCGGGATGTAGGATTGTAACtaactttacaataaacactTGTGTCGCCCACCATTTGCGTTATCTTGTGTTCGTACGCTTCGGTGTCGACGACTACAGTGGCGTTACCTTTGTCGGCTGGTAGCACTAACAATGACTCATCATTGCGCAACTCCCGCAGGGCACTAACCTCCTTGAGGGTAATATTGCTCTTAGGCAGGGGAGACTTACGCAATAACGTAGACACATCCTGGCGCAGGCAATCAGCATCTCCGTgaggtattttatttctgaagatggtattttcaatatttgtaataatatccTCAACGGGTATTCTGCGCGGTGTTGGTGCAAAGTTGAGTCCACGGGATAACACAGACACAGTGTCCTCGGACAATTCTTTGGATGACAAATTGACGACCGTCACTGCTTCAGTACTTTTTGTCGCGACCTTGAGCGACTTATGCGGGTAGATGTGTTTAATTAGGTTCGTCAATTTGTGTTCTTGCCGTTTTGCTGTCTGCGTACCTATGTTCTCAGCCCGGCTGTGTGTCATGGCGTCCAGCACTGTCCACATATCATTATCTAAGAACCGCGATAACTGTAGATGTAATTCATACACGCACTGACTCACGCACATATATCTACGACGGTAGTCTGATATCGCACGGCACAATAGTTTTCTACTCGCGACACTAAAAAACTCTTCGTAATCCCGAATGCACTTTTTTGGTTTTATCTGGGCGAACTTGGGCACAACATCATTATCACGGCACTGCACCAAAAACCTTAAACCACACTCGAGTCTCTTACGTTTGTTTCTCAGACGcgtaaattcttttattttatctagccATACCGCACCGTAACggtttactatatttttataataactatcgtgagactgattcattattaaatgatgtaacggtttactcacgcgtatttatcggggtagcccgactagtttcggacccaaccggagtccttaatcatgagcagacgcggcgggatcgcgagtcgaactgacgtcagcggccgcgcatctcgctgcgtagcgccgcgcccgcgccgtgagcggcggtggggccggcgacgccggtggcgcgggtggggggtctgctgtcgtcattggcatcgtccgtgctcccgtactggctgagtcagtgcatactatgctgaccgcgtcgctctccaggcttg
The window above is part of the Trichoplusia ni isolate ovarian cell line Hi5 chromosome 11, tn1, whole genome shotgun sequence genome. Proteins encoded here:
- the LOC113498813 gene encoding uncharacterized protein LOC113498813, producing MCVSQCVYELHLQLSRFLDNDMWTVLDAMTHSRAENIGTQTAKRQEHKLTNLIKHIYPHKSLKVATKSTEAVTVVNLSSKELSEDTVSVLSRGLNFAPTPRRIPVEDIITNIENTIFRNKIPHGDADCLRQDVSTLLRKSPLPKSNITLKEVSALRELRNDESLLVLPADKGNATVVVDTEAYEHKITQMVGDTSVYCKVSYNPTSRVTTKVNKLLHIIGDKELVAQLRPLNPTPPKIYGLPKIHKSNWPLRPIVSQIDAPTYKLSRHLATLLQPHTGKTSSYVRDSRHFVELLEGIQLQDTDIMVSFDITSLFTNVPVDEVIQIITTLLGGTTLPTGYVESITYCLKSGYFLWRGDFYLQIDGVAMGSPLAPVVANIFMEWFEEKALESANVKPRYWWRYVDDIFAVVARDSLKDLTSHLNRVHAKIEVTIEEEKEGKLPFLDVLVIREPNGRVTHTVYRKPTHTDRYLRADSHHHPSHLSSVPRTLLNRALALCDHDYVNAELRHVRDVLERNGYQWRKCRRLLGSAGEAHDTSLVFKIGEVNNALSKVVHRFNVNNLLLNSSKTKLIQFSTPNVRQLDTNVQLNGVELDPVESTVFLSITVDAKLQWGPHVEKLPRRLSSAAYAVNPTHN